One region of Hymenobacter sediminicola genomic DNA includes:
- a CDS encoding DUF4132 domain-containing protein: protein MGLLNRLRDLFTRPAAMPATKKEPFDLALLEDASPEAVEMKPALTELLPQLLGKSYGTKLNELPAYQAIRAQDSAYQSRLVLALAAAINRVRREDDYRIRWGLAEVLTALLRTTLTLQEADYLRLFASYGLDFAKSKEVSLHIYPFPLLLTLTQVAKLAKRKPLGEPMLDFLRQLRDRSAGQTGDLLKIHLKTQEILGQVAGSDALPIVVFSDADPLGQALSQFVASLDRADPRTAAWLGLLQRWPKATAAHPTAKLRKELDAATAAIGADAVRQQGRAWLQVLADTPVTERQHVHDYGNGTNYTYSTWDFITESNATVAKGLIWTLQPLADPALLELLTALAAKCFRKIPGKGPLAAGLGNACLLALSQNGLPGVAALARVRSKIRQTNTQETIARYIAQESQKLGVSPAEIEDMAAPDFGLENGRLVEEYGDYTATLTLADGKAEVQWQKADKPLKSAPSALKTTHPDELKELKAAQTQAQQTYTAQRDRLDRSFVEERRIPWPWFEQYYFRHGLLSLLARPLIWRLHHPGGTFQDALYLGGSWQDAQGQPVSAPTTDTQLQLWHPVLVPAAEVLSWRRLLEEKQIRQPLKQAFREVYLLTPPEERTSTYSNRMAAHILKQHQFNSLAKLRGWRYRLLGAYDKGYDSETASLPLPTHDLTAEFWVSEVYADGEWNDTGIYNYVSTDQVRFTRADAPVPLPQIPPLVFSEVMRDVDLFVGVASVGNDPQWRDNGGLAQFRNYWESYSFGDLSEVAKTRKMALERLVPRLKIGKASEIKGNFLVVKGHRHTYKIHLGSGNILMEPNDQYLCIVPERSAKTMGAADVFLPFEGDAVLSIILSKALLLMDDDKITDQTILRQL, encoded by the coding sequence ATGGGACTGCTCAACCGACTGCGTGACCTTTTCACCCGCCCCGCCGCTATGCCTGCCACCAAGAAAGAACCCTTTGACCTTGCCTTATTAGAGGACGCCAGCCCGGAGGCCGTGGAAATGAAACCCGCGCTAACCGAGTTGCTACCGCAGCTGCTAGGCAAGTCCTACGGCACCAAACTCAACGAGCTACCAGCCTACCAGGCGATACGCGCGCAGGATTCAGCCTACCAAAGCCGGCTGGTGCTGGCCCTGGCAGCGGCTATCAACCGCGTCCGCCGGGAAGATGATTACCGCATCCGCTGGGGCTTGGCCGAAGTGCTGACGGCGCTCCTACGCACCACGCTTACGCTGCAGGAAGCCGATTATCTTCGCCTGTTTGCCAGCTACGGACTGGATTTCGCCAAGTCGAAAGAAGTGTCGTTGCACATCTATCCTTTCCCTTTGCTACTGACGCTCACGCAGGTAGCCAAGCTGGCCAAGCGCAAACCGCTGGGTGAGCCCATGCTGGATTTTCTGCGGCAGCTGCGCGACCGGAGTGCTGGACAAACCGGTGACCTGCTCAAAATTCACCTGAAAACCCAGGAAATACTAGGCCAGGTGGCCGGCAGTGACGCGCTACCCATCGTGGTATTTTCCGACGCCGACCCGCTGGGACAAGCACTCAGCCAATTTGTGGCCAGCCTCGACCGCGCCGACCCGCGCACTGCTGCTTGGCTGGGGCTGCTGCAGCGCTGGCCGAAAGCCACAGCCGCCCACCCCACAGCTAAGCTGCGCAAAGAGCTGGATGCCGCCACTGCCGCCATCGGCGCAGACGCCGTGCGCCAACAGGGCCGCGCCTGGCTGCAAGTGCTGGCCGACACACCCGTCACGGAGCGCCAGCACGTGCACGACTACGGCAACGGTACTAACTATACTTATTCTACTTGGGACTTCATAACCGAGTCCAATGCCACCGTAGCTAAAGGCCTGATCTGGACTCTACAACCGTTGGCTGACCCAGCGCTGCTGGAACTGCTGACTGCCCTAGCTGCTAAGTGCTTCCGGAAGATTCCGGGCAAAGGGCCGCTGGCTGCTGGCCTGGGCAATGCTTGCTTGCTGGCCCTGTCGCAAAACGGCCTGCCCGGCGTGGCAGCTCTGGCGCGGGTACGGAGCAAAATCCGCCAGACCAATACCCAGGAAACCATAGCCCGCTACATTGCCCAGGAGTCCCAGAAGCTAGGCGTGAGTCCGGCCGAAATTGAGGATATGGCTGCCCCGGATTTCGGGCTCGAAAACGGCCGGCTGGTGGAAGAGTACGGCGACTATACGGCTACCCTTACCCTGGCTGATGGCAAGGCTGAGGTGCAGTGGCAAAAAGCTGACAAGCCCCTAAAAAGCGCGCCTTCGGCCCTCAAAACCACCCACCCCGACGAACTCAAGGAGCTTAAAGCCGCCCAGACTCAGGCCCAGCAAACCTACACCGCCCAGCGTGACCGGCTCGACCGCAGCTTTGTGGAAGAGCGCCGCATTCCCTGGCCGTGGTTTGAGCAGTATTATTTCCGGCACGGGTTGCTAAGTTTACTGGCTCGTCCGCTTATCTGGCGGCTGCACCACCCCGGGGGCACTTTTCAGGATGCGCTGTACCTCGGCGGCAGCTGGCAGGATGCCCAGGGCCAGCCTGTTTCGGCTCCCACTACTGATACCCAGTTGCAGCTCTGGCATCCTGTGCTGGTGCCCGCCGCCGAAGTGCTGTCTTGGCGCAGGCTGCTGGAGGAAAAGCAAATCCGCCAGCCACTGAAGCAGGCATTCCGGGAAGTGTACCTGCTAACTCCGCCCGAGGAGCGCACCAGCACCTACAGCAACCGCATGGCGGCGCACATTCTCAAGCAGCACCAGTTCAATAGCCTGGCCAAGCTGCGGGGCTGGCGCTACCGCCTACTCGGGGCCTACGACAAAGGCTACGACTCGGAAACGGCCAGCCTGCCTCTTCCTACCCACGACCTCACCGCCGAGTTTTGGGTAAGCGAGGTGTATGCCGACGGCGAGTGGAACGACACCGGCATCTACAACTACGTGAGCACCGATCAGGTGCGCTTCACCCGCGCCGATGCGCCCGTGCCGCTTCCCCAGATACCGCCGCTGGTTTTCTCCGAAGTGATGCGCGACGTAGACCTGTTCGTGGGCGTGGCCAGTGTGGGCAACGACCCGCAGTGGCGCGACAACGGCGGCTTGGCCCAGTTCCGCAATTACTGGGAAAGCTACAGCTTTGGCGACCTGAGCGAAGTGGCCAAAACCCGTAAGATGGCCCTGGAACGGCTGGTGCCCCGTCTCAAAATTGGCAAGGCAAGCGAAATCAAAGGCAACTTCTTGGTAGTAAAAGGCCACCGCCACACCTACAAGATTCACCTGGGCTCCGGCAACATTCTGATGGAGCCCAACGACCAGTATTTGTGCATTGTACCGGAGCGCTCGGCTAAAACAATGGGCGCAGCTGATGTATTCCTGCCTTTCGAGGGCGACGCCGTGCTTTCCATCATCCTGAGCAAGGCCTTGCTGCTAATGGACGACGATAAGATTACGGACCAAACCATCCTGCGCCAGTTGTAG